The Acanthopagrus latus isolate v.2019 chromosome 20, fAcaLat1.1, whole genome shotgun sequence genomic sequence TGCCAGCGACTCCAGATGGCTGAGCTTTAATAGCGCTATAAGCTCCTGTCTCCCGAGGtcagaaaatacaaattgtgAACAAATATCACGACTTATGAGAGGGCCACAGGAGTCAGTGGGGTCAGCGCTTTTGTTCAAAGAATAAGATTAAAGGGAAGGCCATTTGTAGCTAATGATCTAGGAATAGAAGAGGCTGGAGGGACTGTAGGCCAGAGCAGTGTCCTGTTACCCAAGATAACAGCGAGGTATCAGCTGGCCAATCCCTCtttattaatttgatttacAAGAGAGAATGTGGGATGGAGAGATTAAGCCAGTCGGCCCGCTGCTATTAACACCAGCCAAGTCCTCTATTATCATTTGATCTACTTGTAGTCTCACTGAACTGAGGGAATATCTAAATGTGTGTGGGGACAAATATTTTAGCATTCCTAACCATAACTGCAGCCGATTATATAAGTATTTCGGTGTGACTTGGATTCAGTAGTATAATATCACAAAGGCAAAATAGTCTGATCTGAGCTGCTcttaaactgaacaaacagaaatcTCTAGGAAGACACACCAGCAATAGACCAAATTTTGAAACACTATTTCCAATGCAAATAACTGGAAGCCCTCCCAGACTGCCCGTCTTTGAGTGTATTAACATGGTACACGAAGCACTGAGGTTCCTCAAAGTCCGCAAAGTCCCTCAGATCCCTCCATAGCTAGTTTTCAGCCAAGATCTCAGAGCATGAGCATGTGATTCTGAGTAAACACGGGCACATGGACAAAAGGCAGATGAGGGATTGGGAGAGGAATTCATCACAATGCTTCACTGTTGGCTGATTCTGGCTAAACGGACCGCCATGCAGTCGGACAGAGAGGCCAAGGGCACCGAGAATAACTTGTCATGAGGGAGCGTTCCGGATTTCAGAGATATTATACACCTTTATCAACACCCAACACAGCTTATGATGTTATGTTTTGGAGGAGAGCcctctgatttttttatgtaattaagGGAAAATCCCAAAGTTGCAAAAGATGTCTAATACTGCAGGCCTAACATGTCTGTCAAATGTTTGAAGTTTAAATTTTTTgaccattttaaaatgtttcaagtGCAGTAGCTGATTTTTTGGGCCTCTTGCAGGTAGTAGGAACAAGCTATGAACTCACCACTAACATGTTAGCACGTTAAAAGTTCATAAGGCAAACTATTTCGCAAACACCGGCATTTATGCACAAAGCAGTTGAACAGCAACATTAGCACTGACTCGGAGTTATGTTTCTGGCTACCTGATGAAATatttactctccttttagctccgtttttggtctccaccaactcctttAGCAGCTTAATGCTCAGCTATGCTCACTAGCTAACATCAGTTGCTAActtggtgtgtgtctgtcagttgGTCCTAGGCAGCTACTAGCATAAAGTGGCTCACAACTAACTCTGTGGGTTATCttgagtaactgggtcatgatttaTAGAAAAACAGTGCTGCtgagggttttcttttttgtttccgCATTGATCACCACAAGACAAGCGCTGTCTAGTTCCATCATATTCAAGAGAATATACAGCTGATGTCTCCAAACCTCGACACCACCagaacaatctagatggataaatagcacttCATGTccaaaaatatatagttttgatctgaactgtccctttaaagctgctttaaccCAGAAAACTAGAACAATAAGCCTGAGGTTACTGAAAATCTCTAGTGCTGAGAGGAACTGTAGATGTGGTGATAGTTCTCTATAGATTCATTATGTAAGTGACCCTTTTTGTGACTGATactctgacaaaatgttttacagtcttGGAAGTCACCAAACAACAATGTTATTTAAAATGGTTACAGCTCATTAACCACACTTCGTAAGCAAACCCAATTTTGTGCACATTAACCCAGAAATTGTAGATCTGCTACATCAACCACAGTAGCCTGCTGCTAATCGTTACACTTAAAGATTGTGCCTGACAAAAGTGATGGAAGACATTTCCTGCGTTAAGAAAATCCTTTACTTCAACTTTTTGACTGGCTGCAAATATCTCAGATGGGCAGAAACTGCTGTACTGCTTCCAAATGGTCTCATGTTTAATAGGTATTTCTTTATACCACAGcattgtacaaaaataaaaaatcagagCAACGTACCTGAAGAGCAAAAGTGAAGAATGTTCACTGATGATGAAAACGAGGAGTAATACGTACAGGGGAGACAGAGCTGTATTTAAGAGGGGGGGTCCTCCGGAGTGAGAGAGAAGTGTGTTGAgctacaatgtgtgtgtgtttgtgtgtgtgtgtgtgtgtgtgtgtgtgtgtgtgtgtgtgaggtggggTGGTGAGGGGCACGATTTAGAAAAGATTGGACAGGGACTGTATGTGGATTATTGGCGGCTTTTGAGAGCATAAGCTGAAGTCTGACAGGCAGGATAATGAGTGAGGGGTTTGCTGCTGACCTCACCGCtgaaagaggagacaaaaagacagGTGGCGCAAGATAAATAgagactgaagagagagaataacgaggcaaaaaaaaagagagagagatccttCGTTGCGGCCCTGAACATCACCGAAACCTTCAATCTTGGTTACAGAGGTGGACCTTGAAGAATGATTCAGAGGAAACTAACTTGTATGAAAATAGGAAAATCATTACTTGTATAGTAATCAGTaatttattttggattttgagCCTGTCCTCATATTGAAATGGTTTACAGTTCACTTAAGGACAAAAATAAGTCAGACCATGAAACTGTAATACAACTTTGAGTCTTTATTGACTAATCAgtggaaaaaagaggaacatcCACAACAGCTATTTATGTTACTGTAAGGTCGTGACTAAGAAGAAGACGTCGTGAGCATTTCTCTCACCCTGTCGTTACAGCATTTGcagattcttacatatttttgtGAAATGCAAATGAGCCCTCGTGAATCTCATATGCAAACAGCATTTCCATGAGGTCCTTTGGGGCGACAGAAAGGAAGAATAACAACCTGCAGAGGTGAACTGTATCTCTCATGAGGAAAACATCTGAGCATAAGGTGAGAGATTATTGAGAATGATTTACAAAATAGAGCTATCAATAGAATGTAATATGTCATTATTtgcaaaacacagcagggacTGATAATGCTAATTTACAGCATAATTAGATTTTTGAACAGATGTCATCAAACGTGTCAAAGAATACATCAGGACTGAAAATACCAAGTCTTCAGACCATTTTATAATTTAATTGTATTTCCATTTAGCGATAATGATGACACATTCACGTCTTTTCTATACCAACTGCCCAAAAACCCAAAGTTATTATGTTTCAAATTATATAAACTAgaatgttttgtcatttctttcttaaaggggtactatgtagttttggtaaaGAAACTCCAGAATTTTAACATTCACAATATTGATACAGTAATagtacaaactcagacatatttattACTTTCTTAGCtgacactgtgttgtccttCTCAGTTTGTTAATTCAATTTAGTccgtcatgaaaacaaagtttgtttccAGAGTTTGCTCATTCAGTTTTTGTACGCATGACGACATAAAAGGAAAACTTAAGTGATTGATTAGTTATGAAAATAGCAGATTAATTTTAATATTACAATAGATTCATCGGCTAATCGTGGCTCTAGAATACATTCACATGGTTCTGGGACGCTTGTCTGTTGTGTCACAGATGTAGCTTTGCAGTTGTTGAGAAATCAAGTCACTAGAGGCATTTATTACTGTATCAAATAAAAGGGCTATTAGTGGTATAAAATGAGgtttctgggatttttttttcttttagtaatTCAATACATTGTAATCCCATTGTGCCCTCATTATTTTTAGAAGATAACATAATGAAGGCAAATATAGTCAAAATATCCACCAGAGGCATAAGCAAACTAAATGACTACCTGCAGAGCTCAGGTCGCTTGAGAGTCCCGAACAGGCAAAGCAGTGATTTAAAATCCTCTtctcattttgttgttatttgtttgtttaatgaattAAGTAAATTCAACTCGGAAAAGCTTGGACCTGCACTGAGAGAAGCATAAGATTCATTGTTTACATCCCAGGAGAAATATGCTCCATCTGGTGATCTGGCTGCTGGCTTCAGGTaagtttctttgtgtaaaaataacTGTGTGACACCGTCCGAAAACAGTTCCTCTCGTTATTGTTTCGGTGGGTCTCTCTCGGGCAGGTTGTGTCACTTTGTGCTCACCCATTCATCGAGAGTACCACCTGATAAGCGAGGCCAAGACATGGGCCCAGGCACAGAGCTACTGCAGAAACAGCTACACTGACCTCGCCTCCGTCAGCAACCGAGATGACATGCGGAGGCTGGTGGAGATAGCGGCAGCCAGTGGTGAGGGGAGAAGTATCTGGATTGGTCTGAAAAAGGGGGGTGTGGTGGGGTCCTGGATGTGGTCTGTGGGAGAGGCTCAGACCACTGACTACACTAACTGGGCCAGTCCACCTGATTCCTCCTACAACTGTGGAGGCATGAGGGGTGATGGGAAATGGCTCAGTGCATCCTGTGAAGCAGTCCTTCCCTTTGTCTGCCAGGAAGGTAATGGCTTTGATGTGACAGCTAGACAGGTATAACACATTCATTTCCTACTATAAAGCAGTAAGTGCAGTGGTctagctgctaaaaaaaaaaatgctgtgcaaatatcaaaattcttaaTCCACGGAGAAATACAAACATGCTATAAAACGGTGCCTCTAAATGAGTCGTCAAGacttctgtaaggttgtgatgcCTTAAAGAGACACTCAAAGTGGGTGTTTTGccagagggtgaatagaggtgctgcagcagtggacagtatgagataaacaataaacaattaaaatacttttttatttcacacctaaattaaaagaacaaactgtgaaatgaacATTAGATGGGCAGGAATTAGtcaattaaatataataataagaactgcaacattttttaaagttattattttttaccatCTTTTTTCTTCACCCATTCAATGGAAGTGCAATTTACATCACTGGACTGTCTCCGTATTGCACTTTGAAGTGTATACAGAAGCTTGAACCAGATGTACACGTTTTTTCCATCCTTCCCaaacatgttaatattttcagcacattttgCAATATTTACAGGTGAGGGCTCCAGTAAGATGCATGTTGTTCTTGAGGAGAAGTCTTGGAGGAGTGCCCAGGGGTACTGCCGACAGAATTACCACGACTTGGCCAGTGTGAGCAGCCAGACCGAAAATCAGGCCTTACAGCAAATGCTTAATGAAAGCGGGCCATCGACGACCACCTTCTGGATCGGTTTGTTCAGGGATCAGTGGACATGGTCGGACCAGAGCAACAGTTCCTTCAGATACTGGGAGAGCGATCAGCCAAATCACGATGgagagtgtgttttgtttgacacCTTTTACGAGACGTTGTGGGACAGAGCGTGTGGCAGCTCATTTCCCTTCTACTGCTACAGTGGTAAGCAACAAAGACTTGATGATtgatttataaaacaaagtgaattcATGCTTGAGGGAATGTATTATTTCTGATTATTTAACCACAGCAGTCACATGGAGGTATGTCGTGAGGCTGGAACTGAAGTCAGACTCGTCCTTGAACTTGGGTGATTCTGCTACGAGCGAAGCCATTTTGGCCCAAGTAAGTTTTTGCTCAGTGTTGCTCTTTCGTAACACTGGCAGAGATCAAGAGGATGTACACCACCAGTGTATAAACACCACTATCACAGTAACATACCAACTACTCTAATTGAATTAAGGTGTGGTTTGAAATACTAATTTTGTCTTTCTTCCATAGATCCAAAAAAGGTTTGAGGGTGCCAGGGTTCAATGGAGAGTCCAGCCAGATGGGACGATTTTCAAGAAAAAAGAGTGAAACCTGCAGTGCCAAACAGGACGGTACAATTACTCCTGAACGTCTGTATGGACAGTTTCAATACTCAGATATAATTTTTGTGTCGATGAGGtggaatttaacatttttcatgatGTTATCAATGGTTTATATTTGCTATTTCTTTTTAACCAACAGTAGGTGTGCTTTTAT encodes the following:
- the LOC119009386 gene encoding macrophage mannose receptor 1-like isoform X1, which produces MLHLVIWLLASGCVTLCSPIHREYHLISEAKTWAQAQSYCRNSYTDLASVSNRDDMRRLVEIAAASGEGRSIWIGLKKGGVVGSWMWSVGEAQTTDYTNWASPPDSSYNCGGMRGDGKWLSASCEAVLPFVCQEGEGSSKMHVVLEEKSWRSAQGYCRQNYHDLASVSSQTENQALQQMLNESGPSTTTFWIGLFRDQWTWSDQSNSSFRYWESDQPNHDGECVLFDTFYETLWDRACGSSFPFYCYSAVTWRYVVRLELKSDSSLNLGDSATSEAILAQIQKRFEGARVQWRVQPDGTIFKKKE
- the LOC119009386 gene encoding secretory phospholipase A2 receptor-like isoform X2; this translates as MLHLVIWLLASGCVTLCSPIHREYHLISEAKTWAQAQSYCRNSYTDLASVSNRDDMRRLVEIAAASGEGSSKMHVVLEEKSWRSAQGYCRQNYHDLASVSSQTENQALQQMLNESGPSTTTFWIGLFRDQWTWSDQSNSSFRYWESDQPNHDGECVLFDTFYETLWDRACGSSFPFYCYSAVTWRYVVRLELKSDSSLNLGDSATSEAILAQIQKRFEGARVQWRVQPDGTIFKKKE